The following proteins come from a genomic window of Miscanthus floridulus cultivar M001 chromosome 2, ASM1932011v1, whole genome shotgun sequence:
- the LOC136537727 gene encoding dof zinc finger protein DOF2.4-like, with amino-acid sequence MVFSSVPVYLDPPNWNQHQHQHQPQQQQQQAHHGQFPSGAGGGGGGGGIDAHAHHHHHQLPPVPPPGGALMAPRPDMAAVVAASGGGSTAGVGPTGGGGSAIRPGSMTERARLAKIPQPEPGLKCPRCESTNTKFCYFNNYSLSQPRHFCKTCRRYWTRGGALRNVPVGGGCRRNKRTKSSKSNSSSAASASGAGGRSSSTSSTATGGSSAGGASAAIMPPHQGHGQLPFLASLHHPLAGGDHYSTGASRLGFPGLSSMDPVDYHQFGAGAGAGGTAIGLEQWRLPQIQQFPFLGGRPDAVPPTMSGIYPFDVEGHGGDGTGFAGHMLGGSKVPDSAGLITQLASVKMEDNPASAAMANSSPREFLGLPRNLQFWGSGSNGGANGNNNGGGAGNSGGGSGGGGGGAVAPGSSWVDLSGFNSSSSGNVL; translated from the exons ATGGTCTTTTCTTCCGTTCCTGTCTATCTTGATCCACCCAATTggaaccagcaccagcaccagcaccagccgcAGCAGCAG CAACAGCAAGCTCACCATGGCCAGTTTCCAAGTGGCGCcggaggtggaggcggcggcggcggcatcgacGCGCAtgcgcatcatcatcatcatcagctgccgCCGGTGCCACCCCCTGGCGGAGCTCTCATGGCTCCTCGCCCTGACATGGCGGCTGTGGTCGctgcgagcggcggcggcagcacggCCGGCGTCGGGCCGactggcggcggcggctccgctATCCGTCCGGGCTCCATGACCGAGCGGGCCAGGCTCGCCAAGATCCCGCAGCCGGAGCCGGGGCTCAAGTGCCCGCGCTGCGAGTCCACCAACACCAAGTTCTGCTACTTCAACAACTACTCGCTCTCTCAGCCGCGCCACTTCTGCAAAACGTGCCGCCGGTACTGGACGCGCGGCGGCGCGCTCCGGAACGTCCCCGTCGGCGGCGGGTGCCGCCGCAACAAGCGCACCAAGTCGTCCAAGTCCAACTCGTCATCGGCCGCCTCTGCTTCCGGCGCGGGCGGGAGGTCGTCGTCCACCTCGTCCACCGCTACCGGCGGCAGCAGTGCGGGCGGCGCCTCAGCCGCCATCATGCCGCCTCATCAGGGGCACGGGCAGCTGCCGTTCCTGGCCTCGTTGCACCACCCTCTCGCCGGCGGGGATCACTACAGCACTGGCGCGTCAAGGTTAGGGTTCCCGGGACTGAGCTCGATGGATCCCGTGGACTACCACCAGTTCGGcgctggcgccggcgccggcggcactGCCATCGGGCTGGAGCAGTGGCGCCTTCCGCAGATACAGCAGTTCCCCTTCCTAGGCGGCCGCCCCGACGCCGTGCCACCGACAATGTCTGGCATTTACCCGTTCGATGTGGAAGGCCACGGCGGGGACGGTACCGGCTTCGCCGGCCACATGCTGGGCGGTTCCAAGGTGCCCGACTCAGCCGGGCTGATCACGCAGCTGGCGTCGGTGAAGATGGAGGACAACCCAGCGTCCGCGGCGATGGCAAACAGCTCGCCGAGGGAGTTCCTTGGTCTCCCTAGGAACCTCCAATTCTGGGGCAGCGGCAGCAACGGCGGTGCAAATGGCAACAACAATGGAGGAGGTGCTGGCAACTCCGGTGGTggaagcggcggcggtggcggcggcgctgtgGCTCCGGGCAGCAGCTGGGTGGACCTGTCAGGATTCAACTCGTCTTCGTCCGGGAACGTGCTGTGA